Proteins encoded together in one Camelina sativa cultivar DH55 chromosome 9, Cs, whole genome shotgun sequence window:
- the LOC104711126 gene encoding UDP-glycosyltransferase 76E6-like, translated as MEKREARRRIVLVPISAQGHVTPMLQLGKALYSKGFSITVVEGHFNQVSSSSQHFPGFQFVTIKESLRESDQGGIGFMIKLNKTSEASFKDCIVQLLLQQGSDIACIIYDEFMYFCGAAAKEFNLPSVIFSTESATNYVSCCVLSKLNADKFSVDMEDPGMQEKMVENLYPPLRYKDLPTSGFGPLEDLFELCREVANKRTASAVIINTVSCLENSSLSWLEQKIGIPMYAIGPLHNMTDSAPSSLLEDDRSCIDWLNRQKPRSVIYVSMGTVVQMETKEVLEMAWGLCNSNQPFLWVIRPRSCPGFNGIESLPKEVSKMISERGYIVKRAPQIEVLGHLAVGGFWTHCGWNSTLESIAEGVPMICRPFHGEQKLNAMYIESVWRIGFQVEGSKVDRGEVERAVKRLMVDEEGAEMQERALVLKEKLKASMKSGGTSYNAFDELVKYLKTM; from the exons ATGGAGAAAAGGGAAGCCAGGAGAAGAATAGTGTTAGTTCCAATATCAGCACAAGGTCATGTTACTCCAATGCTGCAACTTGGGAAAGCCCTTTACTCGAAGGGATTCTCAATTACAGTTGTTGAGGGACACTTCAATCAAGTTAGCTCATCTTCTCAACACTTCCCTGGCTTTCAGTTTGTCACCATTAAAGAAAGCTTACGAGAGTCTGATCAAGGAGGAATCGGGTTTATGATAAAGCTCAACAAAACCAGTGAGGCAAGCTTCAAGGACTGTATAGTTCAGTTGCTGCTACAACAAGGCAGTGATATTGCTTGTATCATCTACGACGAGTTCATGTACTTCTGTGGAGCTGCAGCCAAGGAGTTCAACCTTCCCAGTGTCATCTTCAGCACCGAAAGTGCTACAAATTACGTTTCATGCTGTGTACTAAGTAAACTCAATGCTGACAAGTTCTCGGTTGATATGGAAG atCCTGGAATGCAAGAAAAGATGGTGGAAAATTTGTATCCACCATTACGATACAAAGACCTACCGACTTCAGGATTCGGGCCACTAGAAGACCTTTTTGAGCTATGTAGGGAAGTAGCTAACAAAAGAACAGCTTCCGCTGTTATCATCAACACGGTGAGCTGTCTAGAGAACTCGTCTCTGTCATGGTTGGAACAAAAAATTGGAATTCCGATGTACGCTATAGGCCCTCTTCACAATATGACAGATTCAGCACCTTCTAGTTTACTTGAAGATGACAGGAGCTGCATTGATTGGCTGAACAGGCAGAAACCAAGGTCAGTGATATACGTAAGCATGGGAACTGTAGTTCAAATGGAAACCAAGGAAGTTCTGGAGATGGCTTGGGGATTGTGTAACAGCAACCAACCATTTTTATGGGTCATCCGACCACGTTCGTGCCCTGGCTTCAATGGGATAGAGTCATTGCCAAAAGAAGTCAGTAAGATGATTTCAGAAAGAGGATACATTGTGAAACGGGCACCGCAGATAGAAGTACTTGGACATCTTGCGGTGGGAGGATTCTGGACCcactgtggatggaactcaaCACTCGAGAGCATTGCAGAAGGAGTTCCAATGATTTGTAGGCCTTTTCATGGCGAGCAGAAGTTGAACGCTATGTATATAGAAAGTGTTTGGAGGATAGGGTTTCAGGTGGAAGGGAGTAAAGTGGATAGAGGAGAGGTTGAGAGAGCTGTGAAGAGGTTGATGGTGGACGAAGAAGGAGCCGAGATGCAGGAGAGAGCCCTTGTTCTAAAAGAGAAGCTCAAAGCCTCTATGAAAAGTGGGGGTACCTCATACAACGCTTTTGATGAGCTTGTCAAGTACTTGAAGACAATGTGA